From Pontibacter actiniarum, a single genomic window includes:
- the cas1b gene encoding type I-B CRISPR-associated endonuclease Cas1b: MKRPFYLFSSGRLRRKHNTLALEKAVSDCRIPDDEDTEGLPSQPADGPRLPFAVESVDSLYLFGEIDINTKLVTFLAQQGIPLFFFDYYGNYTASLYPRQPVVSGRVRMAQAQHYLSPKKRMVLAKEFVDAALFNILRVMRYYVPRLPEPEALAMQESCEQIETERGRIAACPDIPTLMSAEGRARDCYYKTWPLILGEAVAKKFPFDKRERRPPSNPLNALISFGNSICYSVVLRQIYRTALDPTVSFLHEPGDRRYSLSLDLAEIFKPLLIDRAIFKLLKNGEIQPKHFEQRLGGCYLKEEGRKIFMAHLDQRLQQTVLHRTLNRHISYERLVRLECHKLVRHLCDPKQDTYQGLHMWW; encoded by the coding sequence ATGAAACGTCCTTTTTACTTGTTCTCCAGCGGCCGTTTGCGCCGCAAGCATAACACGCTGGCCCTTGAAAAGGCCGTTTCCGACTGCCGTATTCCTGACGATGAAGACACAGAAGGTTTACCCAGTCAACCAGCCGATGGGCCGCGCCTGCCTTTTGCCGTGGAGTCGGTGGACAGTTTATACTTGTTCGGGGAGATAGACATCAACACAAAACTGGTAACTTTTCTGGCCCAGCAGGGCATTCCGCTGTTCTTCTTCGATTATTATGGTAACTATACGGCCTCCTTGTACCCTCGCCAACCGGTGGTGAGCGGCCGTGTCCGGATGGCACAGGCGCAACATTATCTCAGTCCAAAGAAACGGATGGTACTGGCGAAGGAATTTGTTGACGCGGCACTATTTAACATCTTGCGGGTGATGCGCTACTATGTGCCACGCCTGCCCGAGCCGGAGGCGCTGGCTATGCAGGAGAGCTGTGAGCAGATTGAAACAGAACGCGGTCGCATTGCTGCCTGCCCTGATATACCTACGTTAATGAGTGCCGAGGGCCGTGCCCGCGACTGCTACTACAAGACCTGGCCGCTTATATTGGGTGAGGCCGTGGCAAAGAAGTTTCCGTTTGATAAACGGGAGCGCCGGCCACCGTCAAACCCGCTGAATGCCCTGATCTCATTCGGAAATTCTATTTGTTACTCGGTGGTGCTGCGGCAGATTTATCGTACGGCGCTGGACCCTACGGTGTCGTTTCTGCACGAGCCCGGCGACCGTCGTTATTCGCTGTCACTGGACCTGGCCGAGATTTTTAAGCCCCTGCTCATAGATCGCGCCATTTTTAAGCTCCTGAAGAATGGGGAGATACAGCCAAAGCATTTTGAGCAACGGCTAGGCGGGTGTTATCTGAAAGAAGAAGGACGCAAGATTTTTATGGCGCATCTGGACCAGCGCCTGCAGCAAACGGTACTGCACCGGACATTGAACCGCCATATCTCCTATGAGCGCCTGGTACGGCTGGAGTGCCACAAACTCGTGCGCCACCTCTGCGACCCGAAGCAGGACACGTACCAGGGCCTGCACATGTGGTGGTAG
- the cas2 gene encoding CRISPR-associated endonuclease Cas2 — protein MPYFIAVYDVNQKRVGKMLKLFRRYLTWIQNSVFEGELTEAQYQRLRHEANMLMEEGDGVVIYRMREERYHERHVLGVDKGKPQRFL, from the coding sequence ATGCCTTACTTTATAGCCGTATATGATGTAAACCAGAAGCGCGTAGGCAAGATGCTGAAACTCTTCCGCAGGTACCTCACCTGGATCCAAAATTCCGTGTTTGAAGGTGAGTTAACAGAAGCCCAATACCAGCGCCTCCGCCACGAAGCCAACATGCTTATGGAGGAAGGAGACGGTGTGGTAATTTACCGCATGCGGGAGGAGCGCTACCACGAACGCCATGTTTTAGGAGTGGACAAAGGCAAGCCACAGCGTTTTCTGTAG
- a CDS encoding class I SAM-dependent methyltransferase — translation MDKTRDYTAISDSAIALMLLRAQTKIPYAYEAATHFLSSGKVEASFDKKDFGAWASVVHFEHRYATINQLVADSKMDNLLELSSGLTFRGHALLQQGLVRHCIDTDLPQVIQAKEKLANELGIALPEGRKLQMLPLNVMDRAQFNHTVANFGDGPLLIVNEGLLVYLSRTEIEQLCQTIHDVLKVRGGYWITSDIYIKHDFVQGATRQTKEWDAFFQKQGASNFSFADFQEAQDFFEANGFKLDRVAAPAYETLSATPSLLAVANEQQLNALRSGGQVQATWRLSCK, via the coding sequence ATGGACAAGACCAGAGATTACACCGCTATCAGTGACTCCGCGATCGCACTCATGCTGCTGAGGGCCCAGACAAAGATTCCGTACGCCTACGAAGCCGCCACCCATTTTTTATCCTCCGGAAAAGTAGAAGCCTCTTTCGACAAGAAGGACTTCGGGGCCTGGGCCAGCGTTGTGCATTTCGAGCACCGGTACGCCACGATCAACCAGCTTGTTGCTGACAGTAAAATGGATAACCTGCTGGAGCTCTCCTCGGGCTTAACCTTCAGGGGGCATGCGCTTTTGCAGCAGGGCCTGGTCAGGCATTGCATCGACACGGACCTGCCGCAGGTGATTCAGGCAAAGGAGAAGCTGGCAAACGAACTGGGCATTGCCTTGCCGGAGGGACGAAAGCTGCAGATGCTTCCGCTGAATGTGATGGACCGCGCGCAGTTTAACCACACAGTGGCAAACTTCGGTGATGGACCGCTGCTGATTGTAAACGAGGGCCTGCTGGTATACCTCAGCAGAACCGAAATTGAACAGCTCTGCCAAACAATCCACGATGTTCTAAAGGTGCGGGGAGGTTACTGGATAACTTCTGATATTTACATCAAGCATGATTTTGTACAAGGGGCAACCCGGCAGACCAAAGAGTGGGATGCCTTTTTCCAAAAGCAAGGTGCAAGCAACTTCTCTTTTGCGGATTTCCAGGAGGCGCAGGATTTCTTCGAGGCCAATGGGTTCAAGCTCGACAGGGTTGCTGCGCCTGCGTACGAAACGCTAAGTGCAACGCCCAGCCTGTTGGCTGTTGCCAATGAGCAGCAACTGAACGCCTTAAGAAGCGGAGGGCAGGTGCAGGCCACCTGGAGGCTAAGCTGCAAGTAA
- a CDS encoding helix-turn-helix domain-containing protein — MNIRVLPVSPILQPYLRKVWVFESANDVPLTDIKTVVPSGHITLTFTYKGSYSTLVHSSKLFHTREATLSLIGHQSRPVLLCGGGNVVTVGISFKPFAAYRFFPFPLQEVADAIVPGDDLFPRDADLLVEQLLTIGDPDRMAAKLQEYLIGRLRPATSLEGIARFSIEELFRLKGQLGMGPLAEKTGYSQRHLNRVFKEVVGLSPKDLARIVRIKHMLLLPPELAQPGEQAYYDHFFDQSHYIKEFKRYTGYTPHKYAKVENAFGSLFNQLE; from the coding sequence ATGAACATTCGTGTGTTGCCCGTTAGCCCGATACTACAGCCCTATCTGCGTAAGGTGTGGGTGTTTGAGAGCGCTAACGATGTTCCGCTGACCGACATTAAAACAGTGGTTCCCTCGGGGCACATCACGCTCACCTTTACCTATAAAGGCAGCTACAGCACCTTGGTTCACTCCTCCAAATTGTTTCATACCAGGGAAGCCACCCTTAGCCTGATTGGCCACCAGTCCAGGCCTGTGCTACTGTGTGGGGGAGGAAACGTAGTGACAGTAGGCATCAGCTTTAAGCCCTTTGCTGCCTACAGGTTTTTCCCGTTCCCGCTGCAGGAGGTTGCAGATGCGATTGTGCCTGGGGATGACCTTTTCCCGAGGGATGCAGACCTGCTGGTTGAGCAGCTGCTAACCATAGGCGACCCTGACCGGATGGCTGCCAAACTGCAGGAGTACCTGATCGGCAGGTTGAGGCCAGCTACAAGCCTGGAGGGGATCGCGCGCTTTTCTATTGAAGAGCTCTTCAGGCTAAAGGGGCAGTTGGGCATGGGCCCGCTGGCAGAGAAGACGGGATACTCTCAGCGGCACCTTAACAGGGTTTTTAAGGAGGTGGTGGGGCTAAGCCCGAAAGACCTAGCCCGGATTGTTCGGATAAAGCACATGCTGCTGTTGCCGCCAGAACTTGCCCAGCCCGGTGAGCAGGCCTACTACGATCATTTCTTTGACCAGTCTCACTACATAAAGGAGTTTAAACGCTACACAGGCTACACGCCCCATAAGTACGCCAAGGTAGAAAATGCCTTCGGGTCTTTGTTCAACCAGTTGGAGTAG